The sequence below is a genomic window from Nitrosomonas sp..
AGAATCTGGCACTCAAACCACAATTCTCCGTACTTGAAATTATTAGTTATCGCTCGCGCTATTTAATGACTGGATCTAGTTCACCTTTTGCATAGCGAGACGCCATATCGTCCAGTTGAATCGGTCTGATTTTGCTTGCTTGACCAGCACAACCAAAGGCTTCAAAACGCGCTTTACAAATATCTTTTGCTGCAACGGTCGCTTCCTTGAGGAATTTACGCGGATCAAAATTGCTTTTGTCCTGATTCATATGGCGACGAATCGCACCCGTCATTGCCAAGCGAATGTCCGTATCGATATTGACTTTACGCACACCATTCTTGATACCTTCCCGGATTTCTTCAACCGGAACCCCATAGGTTTCTTTCATCTCACCGCCATACTGCCGAATAATGTCCAGCCATTCCTGCGGCACTGAGCTGGAACCATGCATCACTAAATGCGTATTCGGTATACGTTGGTGAATTTCCCGAATACGGTCAATGGCCAGAATATCACCTGTCGGCTTGCGCGTAAATTTATAAGCACCATGCGATGTACCAATTGCGATCGCCAGAGCATCGACACCGGTTTTCTTAACAAAATCAGCCGCTTCTTCCGGATCGGTCAACAGTTGATCATGCGACAGCTTGCCTTCAGCGCCATGACCATCTTCAGCCTCACCCATGCCGGATTCCAGGGAACCCAGACAGCCCAATTCTCCTTCAACCGAAACACCTACCGAATGTGCGATACTCACGACTTCAGAGGTAACATTGACATTATATTCGTAAGATGAAGGTGTTTTAGCATCGGCTTCAAGAGATCCATCCATCATGACACTTGAAAAACCACTG
It includes:
- the fba gene encoding fructose-bisphosphate aldolase class II (catalyzes the reversible aldol condensation of dihydroxyacetonephosphate and glyceraldehyde 3-phosphate in the Calvin cycle, glycolysis, and/or gluconeogenesis); its protein translation is MALVSLRQLLDHAAENDYGLPAFNVNNLEQIHAIMQAADECDSPVIMQGSAGARKYAGEAFLRHLIAAAVEAYPHIPIVMHQDHGASPAVCVNAIRSGFSSVMMDGSLEADAKTPSSYEYNVNVTSEVVSIAHSVGVSVEGELGCLGSLESGMGEAEDGHGAEGKLSHDQLLTDPEEAADFVKKTGVDALAIAIGTSHGAYKFTRKPTGDILAIDRIREIHQRIPNTHLVMHGSSSVPQEWLDIIRQYGGEMKETYGVPVEEIREGIKNGVRKVNIDTDIRLAMTGAIRRHMNQDKSNFDPRKFLKEATVAAKDICKARFEAFGCAGQASKIRPIQLDDMASRYAKGELDPVIK